A genomic window from Vitis riparia cultivar Riparia Gloire de Montpellier isolate 1030 chromosome 18, EGFV_Vit.rip_1.0, whole genome shotgun sequence includes:
- the LOC117906407 gene encoding cytochrome P450 714C2-like produces the protein MASLLNEEDTHIPKEAVGKRRVGVWEMEAFTVKPFISIALVGVLGLFFRLYNALVVKPKKLRSILRNQGISGPPPSFLLGNIREIKESQSTAVKDSCTDTHNCAAALFPFFEKWRNKYGQVFMFSLGNTQILHVNQPDIVKEITTCTSLDFGKPSYQHRELGPLLGQGILTSNGAVWAHNRKILAPELYMDKVKGMIGLITESVDTLLKTWRSMIEAEGGIADIRIDEHMRSFSGDVISRACFGSSYTKGEEIFLRLRALQEAMSKKIFLDIPGMRYVPTKHNRDVWELEKDVRNLILKVVSRREELAAHEKDLLQMVLEGAKNSDLSQEAIDNFIVDNCKNIYLAGYETTAVSAEWCLMLLAANPDWQARVREEVVEICKGRTPDVDMIRKMKQMTMVIHESLRLYPPVAVVSREALADMKFGGIHVPKGVNVWSLVVTLHTDPENWGPDALKFNPERFANGITGACKLPHLYMPFGVGPRVCLGQNLAMVELKILISLILSNFSFSLSPNYKHSPALRLVIEPENGVDLLVKKL, from the exons ATGGCCTCCTTACTGAATGAAGAGGACACTCATATCCCCAAGGAAGCAGTAGGGAAGAGGAGAGTTGGGGTTTGGGAAATGGAGGCTTTTACAGTTAAGCCGTTTATATCTATAGCTTTGGTAGGTGTTCTTGGACTGTTCTTTCGCCTGTATAATGCCCTGGTGGTGAAGCCGAAGAAGCTGAGATCTATTCTGAGGAACCAAGGGATCAGTGGCCCGCCACCGTCTTTTCTGCTCGGTAACATAAGGGAGATCAAGGAGTCACAGTCCACGGCAGTGAAGGACTCCTGCACCGACACCCACAACTGTGCTGCTGCTCTATTCCCCTTTTTCGAGAAGTGGCGAAATAAATATG GTCAAGTGTTCATGTTTTCACTTGGTAACACACAAATATTACATGTGAATCAACCTGATATTGTTAAAGAAATTACTACATGCACATCCTTGGACTTTGGGAAGCCCTCATACCAACACAGAGAGCTCGGTCCTTTGCTCGGCCAGGGCATTCTAACCTCGAATGGAGCCGTCTGGGCTCATAATAGAAAAATCCTTGCTCCTGAATTGTACATGGATAAGGTCAAG GGAATGATAGGCCTAATTACCGAGTCGGTTGACACATTGTTGAAGACATGGAGGAGCATGATCGAGGCAGAGGGTGGAATTGCAGACATAAGAATCGACGAGCACATGAGAAGCTTCTCAGGAGATGTGATCTCAAGGGCTTGTTTTGGTAGCAGTTACACAAAAGGGGAAGAGATTTTCTTGAGGCTTAGAGCTCTCCAAGAGGCTATGTCCaagaaaatttttttggatattcCCGGAATGAG ATATGTTCCCACCAAGCACAACAGAGATGTTTGGGAGCTAGAAAAGGATGTCCGGAATTTGATTCTAAAGGTGGTGAGCCGGAGAGAGGAGTTAGCTGCCCATGAAAAAGATCTACTGCAGATGGTCCTTGAGGGAGCTAAGAACAGCGACCTAAGCCAAGAAGCAATAGACAATTTCATTGTCGATAACTGCAAGAACATCTACTTGGCTGGCTATGAGACCACTGCAGTGTCTGCTGAGTGGTGCCTCATGCTCCTGGCTGCAAATCCAGATTGGCAGGCTCGGGTTCGCGAAGAAGTAGTCGAAATCTGTAAAGGTAGAACTCCAGATGTGGATATGATCCGCAAAATGAAACAG ATGACGATGGTGATCCACGAGTCACTGCGACTCTACCCGCCAGTAGCGGTGGTGTCGAGGGAGGCCCTAGCGGACATGAAATTCGGAGGCATCCATGTGCCAAAGGGGGTGAATGTATGGAGCCTGGTGGTGACACTGCACACAGACCCTGAAAATTGGGGACCGGACGCGCTTAAGTTCAACCCTGAGAGGTTCGCAAATGGGATCACAGGTGCCTGCAAGCTCCCACACTTGTACATGCCGTTCGGGGTCGGTCCAAGGGTGTGCCTTGGCCAGAATTTGGCCATGGTTGAGCTCAAGATACTTATAAGTCTGATACTGtccaatttttcattctccCTTTCTCCTAATTATAAACACTCACCTGCACTCAGGCTGGTGATAGAGCCTGAGAATGGAGTCGATCTCTTGGTAAAGAAGTTGTGA
- the LOC117905857 gene encoding receptor-like protein 9DC3 has product MNIDEGNMERKYMGEYYYQDSITVTTKGLEVELVKILNTFTTVDLSSNKFQREILESIGNLNSLRGLNLSHNNLTGHIPSSFGNLKSLESLDLSSNELIGSIPQQLTSLTFLEVLNLSQNHLTGFIPRGNQFDTFGNDSHNENSGLCGFPLSKKCIADETPEPSKEADAEFDGGFDWKITLMGYGCGLVIGLSLGCLVFLTGKPKWNGGGGLLLLLALAPLLPWLALLVSPSSPPLDGDLNEEEGGDDDERQTPSPVATV; this is encoded by the exons ATGAATATAGATGAAGGCAacatggaaagaaaatacatGGGAGAATATTATTATCAAGATTCCATAACAGTGACAACAAAAGGGTTGGAGGTTGAACTTGTGAAAATCTTGAATACTTTCACAACAGTTGATTTATCAAGCAATAAATTCCAAAGAGAGATTCTAGAGTCCATTGGAAATCTTAATTCACTTCGAGGGCTTAATTTGTCTCATAATAACCTTACAGGACATATTCCATCAtcttttggaaatttgaagtcGCTTGAATCATTGGACCTCTCTTCAAACGAGCTAATTGGGAGTATTCCTCAACAATTAACAAGTTTgacatttcttgaagttttgaatcTTTCCCAAAACCATCTTACCGGATTCATACCTCGAGGTAATCAGTTTGATACTTTTGgaaatgattcacacaatgagAACTCAGGGTTGTGTGGATTTCCGTTGTCAAAGAAATGCATAGCCGATGAAACACCGGAGCCTTCAAAAGAAGCGGATGCAGAGTTTGATGGTGGATTTGATTGGAAAATCACATTGATGGGATATGGATGTGGATTGGTTATTGGGTTGTCTCTTGGGTGTCTCGTTTTCTTAACTGGGAAACCTAAATG GAATGGAGGTGGGGGGCTGCTGCTTCTGCTGGCACTCGCGCCGTTGCTGCCATGGCTGGCGCTGTTGGTCTCACCGTCGTCTCCGCCGCTGGACGGAGATCTTAATGAAGAGGAAGGCGGTGACGACGACGAGCGGCAGACTCCATCTCCGGTAGCGACTGTTTGA